A part of Bosea sp. (in: a-proteobacteria) genomic DNA contains:
- a CDS encoding Flp family type IVb pilin, whose amino-acid sequence MTNLMNRFARDESGATAIEYGLIAALIAVACIASWRALGARLVDYFSSIAANMNT is encoded by the coding sequence ATGACCAATCTCATGAATCGCTTCGCCAGGGACGAGTCCGGCGCGACCGCAATCGAATACGGCCTGATCGCCGCCCTCATCGCCGTGGCCTGCATCGCGTCATGGCGCGCGCTCGGCGCACGGTTGGTGGATTATTTCAGTTCGATCGCCGCAAACATGAATACCTGA
- a CDS encoding Flp family type IVb pilin, with protein sequence MSNLMNRFAKDESGATAIEYGLIAALIAVACIASWRALGGRLVVYFNWIAANMNT encoded by the coding sequence ATGTCCAATCTCATGAATCGCTTCGCCAAGGACGAGTCCGGCGCGACCGCAATCGAATACGGCCTGATCGCCGCCCTCATCGCCGTGGCCTGCATCGCGTCATGGCGCGCGCTGGGCGGACGGTTGGTGGTTTATTTCAATTGGATCGCCGCAAACATGAATACCTGA
- a CDS encoding pilus assembly protein has protein sequence MPVRYHHADHTRKRAAALACVRLLVLASLALGLPGAQATATETTAAGTAAAGTTAAGTAAAVQVVVDQAKVIRLPEKTQTVIVGNPMIADIAVQKNGILVVTGKSFGVTNFIALDGGGRMLAESRVTVSAASDSVVVVQRGMERESYSCAPRCQPAIQLGDSIKFFDEVGGQATNRSKMAAPSR, from the coding sequence ATGCCGGTCAGGTATCATCACGCGGATCACACCAGGAAGCGCGCCGCAGCTCTGGCCTGCGTCAGGCTGCTTGTGCTGGCGTCGCTCGCGCTCGGGTTGCCGGGCGCCCAGGCGACCGCCACCGAGACCACCGCCGCCGGGACCGCCGCCGCCGGGACCACCGCCGCCGGGACCGCCGCCGCCGTGCAGGTCGTCGTCGACCAGGCCAAGGTCATCCGCCTTCCCGAAAAGACCCAGACAGTCATCGTCGGCAATCCCATGATCGCCGACATTGCAGTTCAGAAGAACGGCATCCTCGTCGTCACCGGGAAGAGCTTTGGCGTGACCAACTTCATCGCTCTCGATGGCGGCGGCCGGATGCTGGCTGAATCGCGCGTCACGGTCAGCGCCGCGTCCGACTCCGTCGTGGTCGTCCAGCGCGGCATGGAACGCGAATCCTATTCATGCGCCCCAAGGTGCCAGCCCGCGATCCAGCTTGGCGATTCCATCAAGTTCTTCGACGAGGTCGGCGGGCAGGCGACGAACCGCAGCAAGATGGCCGCCCCGTCGCGCTGA
- a CDS encoding pilus assembly protein, with the protein MNRVPVARGMLRRFRRDRKGATAVEFGLLAMPFFFMLFLIVEMAMVFWTRQILQESVSQAARTILTGQSRSLYTGTVAVQTAAFRKAICARMTTSSTCESRLFIDVQPVGAGFPAAQAASMISARTINAASFMMRPVAEKEVAVVRVAYTMPVFSPGFFGQLARLNTGENVVQAVVAFKAEPYSS; encoded by the coding sequence GTGAACAGGGTTCCGGTCGCCAGGGGCATGCTGCGGCGCTTCCGCCGCGATCGCAAAGGCGCCACGGCCGTCGAGTTCGGCTTGCTCGCCATGCCGTTCTTCTTCATGCTCTTCCTGATCGTGGAGATGGCGATGGTCTTCTGGACCCGGCAGATCCTGCAGGAGTCTGTCTCGCAGGCGGCCCGCACCATCCTCACCGGCCAGAGCCGCAGTCTCTACACCGGCACCGTCGCCGTGCAGACCGCCGCCTTCCGTAAAGCCATCTGCGCGCGCATGACCACGTCGTCGACCTGCGAGAGCAGGCTGTTCATCGACGTGCAGCCGGTAGGCGCCGGTTTTCCCGCCGCCCAGGCCGCCAGCATGATCTCGGCCCGCACCATCAACGCCGCCTCCTTCATGATGCGCCCGGTGGCTGAGAAGGAAGTTGCGGTCGTCCGCGTGGCCTACACGATGCCGGTGTTTTCGCCGGGCTTTTTCGGCCAACTCGCGCGGCTGAACACGGGCGAGAACGTGGTCCAGGCCGTGGTGGCGTTCAAGGCCGAACCTTACTCGTCATGA
- a CDS encoding pilus assembly protein, translated as MSAPDLPARRRVPSLRKDERGVAAVEFAFVAPIMLALLVGLVDISSALSMKWRVVQLNRTLADLTSQSNSLTTAQIDNIFTASAVVLSPYNGKLPRMEISSVVVGTDRKARVCWSEAREDGKPGTLLKTVAGLTKGTIVPLPNNDMAVPTYSYIVATTKLDFGGNLTPSFQISSKPMFFRPRAGNTTTNSQQVERSGQPVCAAT; from the coding sequence ATGAGTGCCCCCGATTTGCCTGCCCGCCGCCGCGTGCCGAGCCTGCGCAAGGATGAGCGCGGCGTGGCGGCAGTGGAATTCGCTTTCGTCGCCCCCATCATGCTCGCCCTGCTGGTCGGTCTCGTCGATATCAGCAGCGCGCTCTCGATGAAATGGCGCGTGGTTCAGCTCAACAGGACGCTCGCTGACCTGACCTCGCAGAGCAACTCGCTGACCACCGCCCAGATCGACAACATCTTCACCGCCAGCGCCGTTGTGCTGTCGCCCTACAACGGCAAGCTGCCGCGCATGGAGATTTCCAGCGTTGTGGTGGGCACGGACCGCAAGGCCCGCGTCTGCTGGAGCGAGGCCCGTGAGGACGGCAAGCCGGGAACGCTGCTCAAGACCGTGGCCGGGCTCACCAAGGGCACGATCGTGCCGCTGCCCAATAACGACATGGCGGTGCCGACCTATTCCTACATCGTCGCCACGACGAAGCTGGACTTTGGCGGCAACCTCACGCCCAGTTTCCAGATAAGCTCCAAGCCGATGTTTTTCCGGCCGCGAGCCGGCAATACCACCACCAATTCCCAACAGGTCGAGCGCAGCGGCCAGCCGGTATGCGCCGCGACCTGA
- a CDS encoding coproporphyrinogen III oxidase codes for MNDQIPASLAAAPRLPLPHATAEAGFGVYLHWPFCAAKCPYCDFNSHVRHHQPDEAAYVAAFRREIAHRAALTPGRTVSSIFIGGGTPSLMQPATVAALLDAVAGAWPTASDVEVTLEANPTSVDAGRFAGYRAAGVNRVSLGVQALNDRDLKALGRLHSAEEALAAVDVAARHFARMSFDLIYARSPEQSVAEWRAELGGALERAVEHLSLYQLTIEPGTAFHALRAAGKLAVPDEDHARALFEATQALCEARGFPAYEISNHARPGAECRHNLVYWRYGEYAGIGPGAHGRLVIDGVRRAQSTEKHPENWLARVLSEGSALVEDEALDAEAAGDEFLLMGLRLAEGIDPAMYRALSRRDLSEARLASLIEDGLVSLRPGGRIAATPDGALVLDAVVADLAA; via the coding sequence ATGAACGATCAAATCCCCGCCAGCCTCGCCGCCGCGCCGCGCCTCCCCTTGCCCCACGCCACTGCCGAGGCAGGGTTCGGCGTGTACCTGCACTGGCCCTTCTGCGCCGCCAAATGCCCCTATTGCGACTTCAACAGCCATGTCCGCCATCACCAGCCGGATGAAGCGGCCTATGTCGCCGCCTTCCGGCGCGAGATCGCCCATCGCGCCGCACTGACGCCCGGGCGCACGGTTTCGTCCATCTTCATCGGCGGGGGCACGCCGTCGCTGATGCAGCCTGCCACCGTGGCGGCGCTGCTCGATGCCGTGGCCGGAGCCTGGCCCACCGCCTCCGATGTCGAGGTCACGCTCGAGGCGAACCCGACCAGCGTCGATGCCGGCCGCTTCGCCGGCTATCGCGCCGCTGGCGTCAACCGCGTCTCGCTTGGCGTGCAGGCCCTCAACGACCGCGACCTCAAGGCGCTGGGCCGGCTTCACAGCGCCGAGGAGGCTCTGGCCGCGGTCGATGTCGCGGCCCGGCATTTTGCGCGCATGTCCTTTGACCTGATCTATGCCCGCTCGCCCGAGCAGAGCGTCGCCGAATGGCGCGCCGAGCTTGGCGGCGCCCTTGAGCGGGCCGTCGAGCACCTGTCGCTCTATCAGCTCACCATCGAGCCGGGCACGGCCTTCCACGCCCTGCGCGCCGCCGGCAAGCTCGCGGTTCCGGACGAGGACCACGCCCGCGCCCTGTTCGAGGCGACGCAGGCGCTGTGCGAGGCCCGCGGCTTCCCGGCCTACGAGATCTCGAACCATGCAAGGCCCGGCGCCGAGTGCCGCCACAACCTCGTCTACTGGCGCTATGGCGAATATGCGGGCATCGGCCCTGGCGCGCATGGCCGTCTGGTGATCGATGGCGTGCGCCGCGCGCAGTCCACCGAAAAGCACCCGGAGAACTGGCTGGCGCGTGTGCTGAGCGAGGGCTCGGCCCTGGTCGAGGACGAGGCGCTGGATGCCGAGGCTGCCGGAGACGAGTTCCTGCTCATGGGGCTACGCCTCGCCGAAGGCATCGATCCGGCGATGTACCGGGCGCTGTCCCGCCGCGATTTGTCCGAGGCGCGGCTCGCGTCGCTGATCGAGGATGGGCTGGTGTCGCTGCGCCCCGGCGGCCGCATCGCCGCCACCCCCGATGGCGCGCTCGTGCTTGACGCAGTGGTCGCCGACCTCGCCGCCTGA
- a CDS encoding penicillin-binding protein activator, translating to MRVLSDFHPTRRAGLKLLGVTALSTGLGACMGGMPGFGTDEARGPGGARGPGPAPAQPGAAGGVPVALIVPLTAGGQGGVAGNALRKAAEMALAEFQNPNIRLIVKDDKGSADDARTAAQEALAEGAEIIIGPLFAPAVQAVASVARPAGRPVIAFSTDASVAAPGVYLMSFVAELEVQRVMGYAAQQRRRSFAALIPDTAYGRVVEAAFQQTAAQRGLRVVAIERFALDQGRMQEAVTRLTPALAQIDSLFLPETADTLPAIGAALEAAGLNTQRVRLLGTGIWNDARAFRVAQLQGGWFAAPDAGGFNAFAQRYLARFGAAPTRIASLAYTAVTLVAALARQQGAQRFSEQVLTNAAGFEGVDGLFRFRPDGMIERGLAVQEVRNGTAVTVNAAPREFGRSA from the coding sequence ATGCGCGTCTTGTCCGATTTCCATCCCACCCGCCGCGCCGGCCTGAAGCTTCTCGGCGTCACGGCGCTCTCCACCGGGCTCGGCGCCTGCATGGGCGGAATGCCCGGGTTCGGCACCGACGAGGCGCGCGGCCCCGGCGGGGCGCGAGGTCCCGGGCCTGCCCCGGCCCAGCCCGGCGCGGCTGGCGGCGTGCCCGTGGCGCTCATCGTGCCGCTGACGGCAGGCGGCCAGGGCGGGGTCGCAGGCAACGCGCTGCGCAAGGCCGCCGAGATGGCGCTGGCCGAATTCCAGAACCCCAACATCCGGCTCATCGTCAAGGACGACAAGGGCTCGGCCGATGATGCGCGCACCGCCGCGCAGGAGGCGCTGGCCGAAGGGGCGGAAATCATCATCGGGCCGCTCTTCGCGCCCGCGGTGCAGGCCGTGGCCTCGGTGGCGCGGCCGGCGGGGAGGCCGGTCATCGCGTTTTCGACCGACGCCTCCGTGGCGGCGCCCGGCGTCTACCTGATGTCGTTCGTCGCCGAACTCGAGGTGCAGCGCGTGATGGGCTATGCCGCGCAGCAGCGGCGACGCTCCTTTGCCGCACTGATCCCCGATACCGCCTATGGCCGGGTGGTCGAGGCCGCCTTCCAGCAGACCGCCGCCCAGCGCGGGCTCAGGGTCGTGGCCATCGAACGCTTCGCGCTCGATCAGGGCCGGATGCAGGAGGCCGTGACGCGTCTGACCCCGGCGCTGGCGCAGATTGACAGCCTGTTCTTGCCCGAAACCGCCGACACGCTGCCGGCGATCGGCGCGGCGCTTGAAGCGGCCGGGCTCAACACGCAGCGCGTGCGGCTGCTCGGCACCGGCATCTGGAACGATGCGCGTGCCTTCCGCGTGGCGCAGTTGCAGGGCGGCTGGTTCGCCGCGCCCGATGCAGGGGGCTTCAATGCCTTCGCCCAGCGCTACCTCGCCCGCTTCGGCGCCGCGCCCACGCGCATCGCCTCGCTCGCCTACACGGCCGTGACGCTGGTGGCGGCGCTGGCGCGCCAGCAGGGCGCGCAGCGCTTCTCGGAGCAGGTGCTCACCAATGCTGCGGGCTTCGAGGGTGTGGACGGGCTGTTCCGCTTCCGGCCGGACGGGATGATCGAGCGCGGCCTCGCGGTGCAGGAGGTGCGCAACGGCACCGCCGTGACGGTGAACGCGGCCCCGCGCGAGTTCGGCCGCAGCGCCTGA
- the rsmI gene encoding 16S rRNA (cytidine(1402)-2'-O)-methyltransferase, translating into MSRDDHALRSFTAFGIKAEAEPLGPGLHVVATPIGNLRDITLRALATLAAADMILAEDTRVTKVLLAHYGITAPLMAYHEHNAEEMRPKVLARLASGARLALVSDAGTPLVSDPGYRLVEDAVKAGYPVTGAPGPSAVLAALVVAGLPTDRFFFEGFLPPRGAARRARLTELGAIAATIVLFESPRRLAETLQDAAAMLGPRPAAVARELTKLHETVRRGTLVELAALYEAGETARGEIVLLIGAGEPAGSAQAEDAVDAALKAALATLSLKEAVAQVTASSGQPRRKVYARALELTRRP; encoded by the coding sequence ATGAGCCGCGACGATCACGCCCTGCGCAGCTTCACCGCTTTCGGCATCAAGGCCGAGGCGGAGCCGCTTGGCCCCGGCCTGCATGTCGTCGCCACGCCGATCGGCAACCTCAGGGACATCACCCTGCGCGCGCTGGCCACGCTCGCGGCCGCCGACATGATCCTCGCGGAGGATACGCGCGTGACCAAGGTGCTGCTCGCGCATTACGGCATCACCGCGCCGCTGATGGCCTATCACGAGCACAATGCCGAGGAGATGCGCCCCAAAGTGCTGGCGCGCCTGGCGAGCGGGGCCCGCCTCGCCTTGGTCTCGGACGCCGGCACGCCGCTGGTGTCGGACCCTGGCTATCGGCTCGTCGAGGATGCGGTGAAGGCGGGCTATCCGGTCACCGGCGCGCCCGGTCCCTCGGCGGTGCTGGCTGCGCTGGTGGTGGCGGGCCTGCCCACGGATCGCTTCTTCTTCGAGGGCTTCCTGCCCCCGCGCGGGGCGGCAAGGCGGGCGCGGCTGACCGAGCTTGGCGCGATCGCGGCCACCATCGTGCTGTTCGAATCGCCCCGCCGCCTTGCCGAGACCCTTCAGGACGCCGCCGCCATGCTGGGGCCGCGCCCTGCGGCGGTGGCGCGCGAGTTGACCAAACTGCACGAGACGGTGCGGCGCGGCACGCTCGTTGAGCTGGCGGCTTTGTATGAGGCGGGCGAGACCGCGCGCGGCGAGATCGTGCTGCTGATCGGCGCGGGCGAGCCGGCTGGGTCGGCGCAAGCGGAGGACGCGGTGGACGCCGCCCTGAAGGCGGCGCTGGCCACGCTCTCGCTCAAGGAGGCGGTGGCCCAGGTCACGGCCTCCAGCGGCCAGCCGCGGCGCAAGGTCTATGCCCGCGCCCTCGAGCTGACGCGCCGGCCCTGA
- the gshB gene encoding glutathione synthase — MSLTVAVQMDPIERIRIAGDSTFALMLEAQARGHRLFTYTPDRLSMRGATVTAVGRPSTVRDVEGDHVTLGPEERLDLGADADVVLLRQDPPFDMGYVTTTHLLERIHPKTLVVNDPAHVRNAPEKIFVTEFPDLMPPTLITRDKAEIEAFRAEFGDIVMKPLYGNGGAAVFKVGAIDPNFGSLYDLFAQMFREPWVVQRFLPKVTEGDKRIILIDGVAAGAINRVPAENDIRSNMVRGGAARPTDLSAREREICERIGPALKARGLIFVGIDVIDGNLTEINVTSPTGLRAIKRLGGPDLAVDVWNAIEGKIG, encoded by the coding sequence ATGAGCCTCACCGTCGCCGTGCAGATGGACCCGATCGAGCGCATCCGCATCGCGGGCGACTCGACCTTCGCCCTGATGCTGGAGGCGCAGGCGCGCGGACACCGCCTTTTCACCTACACGCCTGACCGGCTCTCGATGCGCGGCGCCACGGTGACGGCGGTCGGCCGGCCCTCAACGGTGCGCGATGTCGAGGGCGATCATGTCACGCTCGGCCCCGAGGAGCGGCTTGATCTGGGCGCCGACGCCGATGTGGTGCTGCTCAGGCAGGACCCGCCCTTCGACATGGGCTATGTCACCACCACGCATCTGCTCGAACGCATCCATCCGAAGACGCTTGTGGTCAACGATCCCGCCCATGTGCGCAACGCGCCGGAGAAGATCTTCGTCACCGAGTTCCCCGATCTCATGCCGCCCACGCTCATCACCCGCGACAAGGCCGAGATCGAGGCCTTCCGGGCCGAGTTCGGCGACATCGTGATGAAGCCGCTTTATGGCAATGGCGGCGCGGCCGTGTTCAAGGTGGGTGCGATCGACCCGAATTTCGGCTCGCTCTACGATCTTTTCGCCCAGATGTTCCGCGAGCCCTGGGTGGTGCAGCGCTTCCTGCCCAAGGTCACGGAAGGGGACAAGCGCATCATCCTGATCGATGGCGTGGCGGCTGGCGCGATCAACCGCGTGCCGGCCGAGAACGACATCCGCTCCAACATGGTGCGTGGCGGGGCCGCCCGGCCCACTGACCTTTCGGCCCGCGAGCGCGAGATCTGCGAGCGCATCGGCCCGGCGCTGAAGGCCCGCGGCCTGATCTTCGTCGGCATCGACGTGATCGACGGCAACCTCACCGAAATCAACGTCACCTCCCCCACAGGGCTGAGGGCGATCAAGCGCCTGGGCGGCCCGGACCTCGCCGTGGATGTGTGGAACGCGATCGAGGGGAAGATTGGGTGA
- a CDS encoding RidA family protein, whose amino-acid sequence MVRRVMATIEYVTTNAAPVPAGHYSQATKWAGLIFVSGQLPIRSDGTHTVDQPFEAQARQALVNVLGPLSEAGCGPEHVLRMTVYIVGIENWPAFDSLYAEALGSAKPARSVVPVPELHHGYLIEIEAIAARGG is encoded by the coding sequence ATGGTGAGACGCGTCATGGCCACGATCGAATACGTCACAACGAACGCCGCGCCGGTCCCGGCTGGCCACTACTCGCAGGCTACCAAATGGGCAGGGCTGATCTTCGTATCGGGCCAGCTCCCTATCCGGAGCGACGGCACTCACACCGTCGATCAGCCCTTTGAGGCCCAAGCCCGGCAGGCGCTGGTCAACGTGCTCGGCCCCTTGTCGGAGGCGGGGTGCGGCCCTGAGCACGTCCTGCGGATGACGGTCTACATAGTGGGTATCGAGAACTGGCCCGCTTTCGACAGCCTTTATGCCGAAGCTCTTGGGAGCGCAAAACCTGCCCGAAGCGTCGTTCCCGTGCCCGAGCTTCACCATGGCTACCTAATCGAGATCGAAGCCATCGCCGCTCGTGGCGGGTGA
- a CDS encoding DSD1 family PLP-dependent enzyme translates to MLQEPKPLETLDTPSLILDEAKLQANVKRMRTHIEGLGAKFRPHLKSAKSREIARIAMNGPAGPAMVSTLHEAEYFAESGVRDLIYGVGIAPAKLPRVSAIRAGGVDLAIILDSIEQAEAVASHVGQTGEAIPVLIEVDADGHRSGVQPDDAATLVAIGENLTRGGATLRGVLLHAGDSYALTNPAAIAHVAEAERAAAVTAAEVLRAAGLPCPIVSVGSTPTARYTRDLTGVTEVRAGVFMLGDLYQAGVSSVDVGDIAVSVLATIIGHQRAKGWIMTDAGWMAMSHDRGTAKQAVDQGYGVVCDLSGTPYPGLIVAGVNQEHGILAIRKGEVGSLPYLPIGARVRILPNHACATSAHYDRYHVLNAAGQVGAVWSRTNGW, encoded by the coding sequence ATGCTGCAAGAGCCCAAGCCCCTTGAAACCCTCGACACACCCTCACTGATTCTCGATGAGGCGAAGTTGCAGGCTAACGTCAAGCGGATGCGAACTCACATTGAAGGCCTCGGGGCTAAGTTCCGCCCACACCTGAAGAGCGCAAAATCCCGGGAGATCGCCCGCATCGCCATGAACGGCCCCGCAGGGCCTGCCATGGTATCGACGCTCCACGAAGCTGAATATTTCGCCGAGAGCGGCGTGCGGGACCTCATCTATGGCGTTGGGATCGCGCCCGCAAAACTTCCTCGCGTTTCGGCCATCCGGGCAGGCGGCGTCGATCTTGCGATCATTCTGGACAGCATAGAACAGGCCGAGGCGGTCGCGTCGCATGTCGGGCAAACCGGGGAAGCCATTCCCGTGCTGATCGAGGTTGATGCAGATGGCCACCGCTCCGGCGTCCAACCGGACGACGCGGCGACCCTCGTGGCGATCGGCGAAAACCTGACCCGAGGCGGGGCCACCCTTCGCGGCGTATTGCTCCATGCCGGCGACAGCTACGCACTAACCAATCCGGCAGCGATTGCCCACGTAGCCGAGGCCGAGCGCGCCGCTGCGGTGACGGCTGCCGAAGTACTCCGGGCTGCCGGTCTTCCCTGCCCCATAGTCAGCGTGGGCTCTACGCCGACCGCCCGCTACACCCGCGACCTGACTGGCGTGACCGAAGTGCGGGCTGGGGTGTTTATGCTCGGCGATCTCTATCAGGCAGGCGTCAGTTCGGTTGACGTCGGGGATATCGCGGTTTCGGTCCTTGCCACCATCATCGGGCACCAGCGCGCCAAGGGCTGGATCATGACGGATGCCGGGTGGATGGCGATGTCGCATGATCGGGGGACCGCCAAACAGGCAGTGGATCAGGGCTATGGCGTCGTGTGCGACCTTTCCGGCACTCCTTATCCCGGCTTGATCGTGGCTGGCGTAAATCAGGAGCATGGCATCCTCGCAATACGGAAGGGGGAGGTCGGAAGCCTGCCATATCTGCCGATCGGAGCGCGGGTGCGCATCCTTCCCAATCACGCTTGCGCGACCAGCGCCCACTATGACCGTTACCACGTCCTGAACGCCGCCGGTCAGGTAGGGGCGGTTTGGTCGCGCACCAACGGATGGTGA
- a CDS encoding LysR family transcriptional regulator: MIGTDDLRFFIAIAAAQSLAGAARDLSVSPPAVTQRLRGLEERLGVHLVNRAGRQLTLTDEGELLAERGREVLASINELGDALADRRGQVVGHLRVIAPLGFGRRYVAPVAAAFQAEHPKVKIDVLLSDRIGRAPDNTWDLAIHVGETGDATPHLIVSTLAPNERIACASPVYLARHGAPTEPRDLRQHTCITLRENDEDVALWRFRSRKGGGEERVRIEPHLSSNDGGVVRGWALAARGVIVRSEWDVADDLREGRLIRVLNSYDLPAAPVVALMGSRRQARAARTGRFLDALRATLDPAPWRSKLLHDS; the protein is encoded by the coding sequence ATGATCGGGACCGATGACCTCCGTTTTTTCATTGCCATAGCGGCCGCCCAATCCCTTGCGGGAGCGGCGCGGGACCTTAGTGTTTCGCCACCCGCAGTAACGCAGAGGTTGCGGGGGCTGGAAGAGCGCCTCGGCGTCCATCTGGTGAATCGCGCGGGTCGCCAACTCACCCTGACGGATGAGGGTGAACTGCTGGCGGAACGAGGGCGGGAGGTGCTTGCCTCCATTAATGAGCTCGGCGACGCCCTCGCTGACCGGCGGGGCCAAGTGGTTGGGCATCTGCGGGTGATCGCGCCCTTGGGATTTGGCCGCCGTTACGTGGCCCCGGTCGCGGCCGCTTTTCAAGCCGAACATCCAAAGGTCAAAATCGACGTGCTGCTGTCGGATCGAATCGGGCGGGCCCCGGACAACACATGGGACCTTGCCATTCATGTCGGAGAAACCGGAGACGCGACCCCCCACTTGATCGTCAGCACTCTCGCTCCGAATGAAAGAATAGCCTGCGCCTCGCCCGTCTACCTCGCCAGGCATGGTGCGCCCACAGAGCCGCGCGATCTGCGCCAGCATACGTGCATCACCCTACGTGAGAATGATGAGGATGTGGCGCTCTGGCGGTTCCGGTCCCGTAAGGGGGGAGGCGAGGAGCGGGTACGGATCGAGCCGCACTTGTCGAGCAACGATGGCGGGGTCGTGCGCGGATGGGCGTTAGCCGCTCGAGGGGTGATCGTACGATCGGAATGGGATGTGGCCGATGATCTGAGGGAAGGCCGCTTGATCCGTGTCCTGAACAGCTACGACCTGCCAGCGGCGCCCGTCGTGGCCCTTATGGGATCGCGACGGCAGGCTCGCGCTGCACGGACCGGACGTTTTCTGGATGCGCTTCGGGCCACCTTGGACCCCGCACCTTGGCGCTCCAAGCTGTTGCATGATTCTTGA
- a CDS encoding IS5 family transposase encodes MWTHENRGRMAKIAKKTKRYPCDLTDEEWARIAPLMPKPGRTGRPRETDFREVINAVRYLVRSGCGWRMLPHHFGHWRTVYGWFRELARRFLFQTIHDVELMLDRERVGREASPTAAVIDSQSVKAPQAKTRGYDANKKIRGRKRHIAVDTDGRLLMVNLTTADISDSAGAQAILDAIRKRWPWVKHLFADAAYDRLTLMDKAAYLNFVIEIIRRSEQQKGFHVLPRRWVVERTFGWMMRWRRLVRDYEKRIDVSTAMIHVAMGGLLIRRNAHP; translated from the coding sequence ATGTGGACACATGAGAACCGGGGCCGGATGGCCAAGATCGCCAAGAAGACGAAGCGCTATCCCTGCGACCTGACGGACGAGGAGTGGGCCCGGATCGCGCCCTTGATGCCCAAACCCGGACGGACGGGACGGCCTCGGGAGACGGACTTCCGCGAGGTGATCAACGCCGTGCGCTATCTGGTGCGCTCGGGCTGCGGCTGGCGGATGCTGCCTCATCATTTCGGCCATTGGCGAACGGTTTACGGCTGGTTCCGCGAACTGGCGCGGCGCTTCCTGTTCCAGACCATCCACGATGTCGAGCTGATGCTCGACCGGGAGCGGGTTGGTCGCGAGGCAAGCCCCACGGCGGCGGTGATCGACAGCCAGTCGGTCAAGGCTCCGCAAGCCAAAACAAGGGGTTACGACGCCAACAAGAAGATACGCGGCCGCAAGCGACATATCGCGGTCGATACCGACGGACGGCTCTTGATGGTCAATCTGACGACCGCCGACATCTCCGACAGCGCCGGTGCGCAAGCCATCCTCGATGCCATCCGCAAGCGCTGGCCCTGGGTGAAGCATCTCTTCGCCGACGCCGCCTACGACCGCCTGACCTTGATGGACAAGGCCGCCTATCTCAACTTCGTCATCGAGATCATCCGGCGCTCCGAGCAGCAGAAGGGCTTCCATGTTCTGCCCCGGCGCTGGGTCGTCGAGCGGACCTTCGGATGGATGATGCGCTGGCGCCGCCTCGTCCGCGACTATGAAAAACGCATCGACGTCTCAACCGCCATGATCCACGTCGCCATGGGCGGCCTTCTTATCCGAAGAAACGCTCATCCCTGA